The Ischnura elegans chromosome 1, ioIscEleg1.1, whole genome shotgun sequence genome contains a region encoding:
- the LOC124157125 gene encoding zinc finger protein 865-like: MEVTPHHHPQHPPLAAMDCYEDMFKEITRKLYGEEGLPENAQGPEGGGGADGGMRMMDYGEGGGGGGAGGGDAGSGALSAFGLALMHNGFQSPADMKFRAPVHPAHLNHHHLNHHLNHHHLANHHHHINHLANHHAHPLIHHAPVHHAPPPPTAHYASPPPPPPPQQQQQPPPPPPQQPSPAAAPTATVPTSTTPSSTSSNAGATVNAAASTPTTMGSTTPSAATNSNLPPSSDDKWLTSDDALPWTTSKIASYNPAQKLFKCSECDCVGFLSRVAEHWLGTHANLRVFQCPQCPYASAWARCVRMHLTRQHSGGEGGGGGGATTPNGTPQPPDSPQPYGADGNSSSSSASPSPWKENPVLEEVTKFLQALRSRVEEKGDGGGGGSGGGGFAPSTGGSAPRNGGGDGSGEPGTATATPTTGGRGSGKGGGRRGGGNNAAAASGNNSGGEKRYCCPACPYATDRRDLFTRHENIHRDEKPFQCYVCAKQFNRADHVKKHFLRMHRDHPYDLNKIRRSPPKNASGMSFYHKYNGGSGSGSEGGAPENSGSTTPGATNGNANNSRNVLQQPSHLQAPSIIPPPLAASLMHSNHHAHLGNTPQNHQHLGLHSTGNYQAPSTGKMGGGGKRNHQNGMKGNAISGNGPDAGTGKPKKPKKVGDKRYSCCYCAWSGADNWCLKRHLNTHIKPFLCPLCDYKAARSERLATHVLKVHNKRACAKCAFLGDDQLALSEHVQEHHPTEIKNTNRTSNNTLLRNVAFPCYQPPMSSSFCEASRGHRTLSDSTLLYRYNGCGRNNNRGGNGWRRGYGSQLGGRSWGPARNHPFSTSPRGKWCGGPLVRGAGKKVALGRGGSTSSGASKGSVVLKVGASGGGGGATVTLRGAEGRRLSQCAVCSFRSADERSMADHLRIRHGLPHRWGDTVRELRPFYTDQNASPTTDGGAKQTRTVVNLDGEEEDEDIEANKRKRRWPPYECRQCGCEFANKWSLENHIAMHHNSGNTQDMARFVKAPGERHPYICSVCGLATASQAAMMRHLRFHSGLSLRCKAGGGCIYETTSEAALVEHVRSSHDDKDFTARCPHCGHGSSTPAAYARHSAIHHPAALSSNGRHAGNFQGKRDVPEVENVSLEAQKDEQPCKMCAEVFLKHFFLSLEKLHPNGIGNGHAAVKNNNNNITNNNELLSQGQKLPNGLLDAVIGGLSEVATPVQAVESSKPKSSEWTASMEEASRLRRSRKQSRPRKLVMAALDPSEIQVLNEPMKRRRKRRWRKRRRKRLAERMRWLHSLQEAELHLPRIRVARRFPESLRGLRDKYVQHRKLIRASRWWRGPFHCAWCQEAGVTFRTRAGLALHDYWRHLRGAASLPPARIGRFECGQCGDRFPHQYQVVLHAGRVHVGNVTLESSFGKSAHGSTTSADSVEGTKASLSLLESLNSSSLAPHLGRSSPPPPPAPHLPKCDFPPHIQSSSPIPLSMEVNASYTSPPVPVANVVSALASS; the protein is encoded by the exons ATGGAAGTGACTCCGCACCACCACCCTCAACACCCGCCTCTGGCAGCCATGGACTGCTATGAGGACATGTTCAAGGAGATTACGCGGAAGCTGTACGGTGAGGAGGGTCTTCCGGAGAACGCGCAGGGCCCCGAGGGCGGCGGAGGTGCCGACGGTGGCATGAGGATGATGGACTACGGTGagggcgggggcggagggggcgcCGGGGGCGGCGACGCCGGCAGCGGGGCGCTCTCCGCCTTCGGCCTCGCGCTCATGCACAACGGGTTTCAGTCGCCGGCGGACATGAAGTTCCGAGCACCCGTGCACCCGGCTCACCTCAACCACCACCACCTGAATCACCATCTAAACCATCACCACCTCgccaaccaccaccaccacatCAACCACCTCGCCAACCACCACGCCCATCCACTCATACACCACGCCCCCGTGCACCAcgcccccccgccccccaccgcGCACTATGCCTCCCCACCCCCACCACCGCCACCGCAGCAACAGCAGCAGCCACCCCCACCGCCCCCACAGCAGCCCTCTCCGGCGGCAGCCCCCACCGCTACCGTCCCCACCTCCACCACCCCTTCCTCCACCTCGTCCAACGCCGGGGCGACTGTCAATGCCGCCGCTTCCACCCCAACCACAATGGGTAGCACCACGCCGAGTGCGGCAACCAACTCAAATCTGCCACCATCCTCTGATGACAAATGGTTGACGTCCGATGATGCGTTGCCATGGACCACCTCCAAGATCGCTAGTTACAATCCTGCTCAGAAGCTTTTCAAGTGCTCGGAGTGTGACTGTGTTGGCTTCCTGTCCAGGGTTGCCGAGCACTGGCTGGGCACGCACGCTAATTTGCGTGTGTTCCAGTGTCCTCAGTGTCCTTATGCGAGTGCTTGGGCTCGGTGTGTTCGCATGCACCTGACAAGGCAGCACagtgggggagagggaggaggaggcggtggtgCCACCACACCAAATGGTACCCCGCAACCACCCGATTCACCTCAGCCCTACGGGGCCGATGGGAACTCATCTTCCTCATCCGCCTCTCCGTCTCCCTGGAAGGAAAATCCAGTCCTGGAGGAAGTCACTAAGTTTCTGCAGGCGTTAAGGAGTCGAGTTGAGGAAAagggtgatggtggtggtggtggaagtGGTGGAGGGGGTTTTGCTCCTTCCACTGGTGGCTCAGCACCGAGGAATGGGGGTGGGGATGGTAGTGGAGAGCCCGGAACAGCCACTGCTACTCCGACCACTGGCGGTAGGGGCAGCGGCAAGGGCGGAGGCCGCAGAG GTGGAGGAAATAATGCAGCAGCAGCATCAGGAAACAACAGTGGTGGGGAGAAGCGCTACTGTTGCCCTGCATGCCCGTATGCTACAGATCGAAGAGATCTTTTCACCAGGCATGAGAACATTCATCGTGATGAGAAGCCTTTCCAATGTTATGTTTGTGCAAAGCAATTCAATCGTGCCGACCATGTGAAGAAACACTTTTTAAGGATGCACCGTGACCATCCGTATGACCTAAATAAAATTAGACGGTCTCCACCCAAAAATGCATCTGGTATGTCCTTTTACCATAAATACAATGGAGGATCAGGAAGTGGAAGTGAAGGTGGAGCCCCAGAGAATTCTGGAAGTACTACTCCTGGAGCAACAAATGGAAATGCTAA CAATTCTAGGAATGTTTTGCAACAGCCAAGTCATCTTCAAGCACCGTCAATAATACCTCCACCTCTTGCTGCCTCTCTAATGCACAGTAATCACCATGCTCATCTTGGAAATACTCCTCAGAATCACCAGCACTTGGGGTTGCATTCTACTGGAAACTATCAA GCTCCAAGCACAGGAAAAATGGGTGGTGGAGGAAAGAGGAATCACCAAAATGGTATGAAAGGCAATGCTATAAGTGGAAATGGACCTGATGCCGGCACTGGGAAACCTAAAAAGCCCAAGAAGGTTGGAGACAAGAGGTACTCCTGCTGCTATTGTGCTTGGTCAGGTGCTGATAACTGGTGTCTCAAACGCCACCTGAACACCCACATCAAACCTTTCCTCTGTCCACTATGTGATTACAAAGCAGCAAGATCTGAGCGTTTGGCTACGCATGTTCTCAAAGTTCACAATAAGAGAGCATGTGCTAAATGTGCTTTCTTGGGTGATGATCAGCTGGCACTCAGTGAACATGTTCAGGAGCACCA CCCAACAGAGATTAAAAATACTAATAGGACATCAAACAACACATTGCTACGGAATGTTGCCTTCCCTTGTTACCAGCCTCCTATGTCCAGTTCTTTTTG CGAGGCCAGTCGTGGTCACCGTACCCTCAGTGACAGTACCCTCCTCTATCGCTACAACGGCTGTGGCCGCAATAACAACAGAGGGGGTAACGGCTGGAGGCGCGGCTACGGTAGCCAACTCGGGGGGCGGAGCTGGGGGCCCGCCAGGAACCACCCCTTCTCAACCTCCCCCCGGGGGAAGTGGTGCGGCGGGCCCCTGGTAAGGGGTGCTGGGAAAAAGGTGGCTCTCGGAAGAGGAGGGAGTACATCTTCTGGAGCCAGTAAAGGGTCGGTAGTGTTGAAGGTTGGAGCTTCTGGGGGAGGAGGTGGTGCCACTGTCACTCTGAGGGGAGCTGAAGGGAGGCGACTGTCTCAATGTGCTGTTTGCTCCTTCCGCTCTGCTGACGAACGCAGCATGGCTGACCATTTGCGTATTCGTCATGGACTACCACATCGATGGGGTGATACTGTTCGAGAACTACGACCATTTTACACAGATCAGAATGCTTCTCCTACCACTGATGGTGGAGCAAAACAAACAAGAACGGTTGTGAATTTGGATggtgaggaggaggatgaggacaTAGAAGCTAATAAGAGGAAGAGGAGGTGGCCTCCGTATGAATGTCGTCAGTGTGGGTGTGAGTTTGCTAATAAATGGTCATTGGAAAATCATATTGCCATGCATCACAACTCAGGCAACACTCAAGATATGGCACGTTTTGTGAAAGCTCCTGGAGAGAGGCATCCGTATATATGTTCAGTGTGTGGCCTGGCTACTGCATCTCAGGCGGCAATGATGCGTCACCTCCGTTTCCATTCAGGGCTTTCCCTAAGATGTAAGGCTGGTGGGGGCTGTATTTACGAGACTACATCAGAGGCAGCTCTTGTTGAACATGTTAGGTCATCCCATGATGATAAAGACTTCACTGCTAGGTGTCCACACTGTGGTCATGGTTCCAGTACACCAGCTGCTTATGCACGACACTCTGCTATTCACCACCCAGCAGCCCTTTCTTCTAATGGGAGGCATGCTGGTAATTTTCAGGGCAAAAGAGATGTCCCTGAAGTGGAGAATGTTTCTTTAGAGGCTCAGAAAGATGAACAACCATGTAAAATGTGTGCAGAAGTATTCCTCAAGCACTTTTTTCTGTCTCTtgagaaattacatccaaatggTATTGGTAATGGGCATGCTGCAGTTAagaacaataacaataatattacaaataataatgAGTTGCTTAGTCAAGGGCAAAAGCTCCCTAATGGGCTCTTGGATGCTGTGATAGGTGGGCTCTCTGAAGTTGCTACTCCTGTTCAAGCCGTTGAGTCATCAAAGCCTAAGTCATCAGAATGGACTGCATCGATGGAGGAGGCTAGTCGTCTAAGGCGATCCAGGAAACAATCAAGGCCTAGGAAGCTAGTGATGGCTGCATTGGACCCTTCAGAAATCCAGGTGCTGAATGAGCCAATGAAAAGGAGACGGAAGCGACGTTGGAGGAAACGGAGAAGAAAGAGGCTGGCTGAGAGGATGAGGTGGTTGCATAGCTTGCAGGAGGCAGAATTGCATCTGCCCAGGATTCGAGTTGCTCGAAGGTTTCCAGAGTCATTACGTGGTCTTAGGGATAAATATGTACAGCATAGGAAGTTAATAAGAGCCAGCAGGTGGTGGCGAGGACCATTTCATTGTGCGTGGTGTCAGGAGGCTGGAGTGACATTCAGGACGCGAGCAGGGTTGGCCCTGCATGATTACTGGCGCCATCTGAGAGGAGCAGCCAGTCTTCCCCCTGCAAGGATTGGGCGTTTTGAGTGTGGACAGTGTGGTGATAGGTTTCCGCATCAATACCAGGTTGTGCTTCATGCTGGTAGGGTGCATGTGGGCAATGTGACTCTTGAAAGCTCTTTTGGCAAGTCAGCCCATGGTAGTACAACTTCAGCTGATTCAGTTGAAGGCACCAAGGCATCTTTAAGTCTTTTGGAGTCTTTGAATAGTTCCTCCCTTGCTCCCCATTTGGGACGctcatctcctcctcctcctccagcacCCCACTTACCCAAGTGTGACTTCCCCCCACATATTCAGTCATCATCCCCCATCCCTCTTTCAATGGAAGTGAATGCTAGCTACACATCTCCCCCTGTACCTGTTGCAAATGTTGTATCTGCTCTGGCTTCCTCTTGA